Part of the Nicotiana sylvestris chromosome 2, ASM39365v2, whole genome shotgun sequence genome, aaggctacaacttttgtttttaaatcatctcaaaattccttgtagatcaaaagatataagcttccgaagtcggaccagtgacCTTGCAAAACATCTTGATGCGCGGCCGCACAcgaaattatgcggtccgcactgaggtcCTCAAAATTTTAGTGCAGTCCGCACTCCCAAAAGTGCCAGAACCATCTCAGAGTACCAAATGCCCGGACTCGCTCAAAATTCGCCACAAGACACACCCGAAGctcccggaacctcaaccaaattcaccaacacatcccataacatcatatgaacttagccCCACTTTCAAATCACTTCAAACATCGCTAAGACCACGAATCAGATGCCCAAACGCATGAAAATCACTATGAACTTCAAGAACCTCTATAATTGCAACCAAATGTCCGGACCATATTAAATCAACCCCAAAcgataccaaattttgcaggcaagtcccaaatgacaaaacggagttgttccaactttcagaattgcATTCCGATCTTGATAACATAAAAGTCAACTATAGGTCAAACCTCTCCATCTtccaaactttaacttttccaacttttaccaaaatgtctcaaattaccctacgggcctccaaaCTCAAATCTgaacacacgcccaagtccaaaatcaccataggAAGCTACTGACATCATTCAAAACTCATTCCGgagttgtttactcaaaagtcaaattccggtcaaattctctcCGCTTAAGCTTCCAGGACTATATTCCTTCTTTCCAATTCGACTCCGATTCATCCGAAAACTGAATCCAACCCTACACACAAGTCGATATACATAATGTAAAGATGCTCTTGAActcaaactgccgaaccggaTACAATTGTTCAAAACgaccaatcgggtcgttacatatacAACTACAAAAAAGACATCAAAAGTCATGGTTACCCATAGGAAGCGAGTTCGCCAAGTTTTGGAGGAAGACAGTATAACGTCtgatgatgcagatgcagatTGCATGATAATccctcacaacgatgcactggtaatatctttacttgtacatgatattaatgtgaaacgagttttgattgatctaggtagctcCGTAAAAATTATTCTTCTGAGGGTTGTAAATGAGATGCAAGCTGATGACAAGATGGTGCCCAAAGTACGTACCTTATCTGgattcgacaattcaagtgtagtcACAAAATGGGAAATAATGCTTACCATATTTGCAAAAGAAGTTATCAAGGATACGAAATTCCAAGTGATAGACACGGACAAGGCTTATAATATGATTCTTGGCAGGCCGTGGATTCATGATATGGATGATGTACCATCTActttacatcaagttattaagttTCTTTCGCAATGGTGGGATTTGGCAAGTCCATGGAGATCAACAAGCTTCTAAAAGTATCAATTCAGTTGCGTATTAGAGCATAGCAGACGACGGTGCAAATAAGAAATAACAACTATAGAATTCAGTTGAGGGCAtaacaacacaaacctcaactgaaaaTGGACAGACGGAAGTAGATTCAAGACATGATGTTTTTTAGGGgccagaagaaaatgaaaacatcaaaacaacaattgaagaactcgAGGCTACCACACTTTCTGAGCGGTGGCCAAATAGAAAAGTTTATATTGGAATGAAGCTAAGCCTGGGAATGAAAGGTAAACTTGTCAAATTTTTACAAGCTAACgcagattgctttgcttggtcgcaTTCACATATGACAGGTATAACAGCGAAGGTGACCCACTAGCTGAATGAAGACTCATCGTATCCACATGTCaaacagaagaagaagaatcaaGGATCCTTAAAAAATCAGATaggggacttactgttacaaaGTCATGCCTTTTGGACTAAAAAATTCTGGAGCCACGTACCAAAGATTGGTGAcaaaaatgtttcaagaacaccTGGGAAAGACTATGGAAGTCTACATCGATAACATGTTAGTCAAGACGACACAAGCGGGAGATCATATCCAACATTTGTCAGATACTTTTCAGATTCTCCGCAAGttcaatatgaagttaaatctcGAAAAATGTGTCGTCGGCGTGGCTTTAGGtaagtttttaggttttcttgtttctaaccgagGTATTGAAGTAAACCCTGCACATATCAAAGCCATTGAGGAGATACCAGACATACTCACGAGCAAAAAAGAGGTGCAGAGGTTGACATGTAGGATAGAACTTAGGGAAGATTTATTTCTAAATCCTCGAAGAAAAGTTTTAAGTTCTTTTTAGTTTTGAAAAAACAAAGCCAATTTGAGTAAACTAATGAATGTCAACAAGCTCTCAAAAATCTAAAAgcatatttgtcaaatccacccctACTGGTTTAAACAAAGGATGGAGAAAGGCTACTCATCTATCTCGCTGTACCAGAAATGGCGGTAAGTGCAGTATTGGTACATGAAGATAAAGGTAAACAatttccaatttattatgttagtaaatctttATTGGATGCTGAAACACGATATCCTCACTTAGAAAAACTTACTTTAGCATTAATTATGACATCTAGAAAGTTGAGGcattattttcaatgtcaccctatctcTGTAGTGACCGCTTATCCCCCAAGGAATATGTTGCATAAGCAAGAACTGTTAGGTAGGTTAgctaaatgggctatagaactcaGTGAATACGACATCGtgtaccaacctagaactgcaataAAACCACAAGTTTTAGCAGATTTTGTGGCAGATTTCAGCGCACGGATATTTCCTGAAGCAGAAAAAGAACAACAAGTATTCACCAGATCTAATCAGGTACTTGGACCCTATTTACTGATGTCCCCTCGAACGTTAAAGTAGCGGGTTTAGGCATTATTTAATCCCACCTTCGGGGGAAAACCATAAGGCAAACAATAAAGTGTCATCCCATTACTAACTATGAAGAAGAAtacgaggctgtaattgcaggtctggaattggcacgagaactcggaaTAGAgcagattataatcaaaagtAACTCGCAACTGGTTGTTAATCAAATGCAGGGGACTTATATAGCTAGAGAGGTGCGGATGCAATAATATCTGAAAAAGGCATGAGAATTAATTAGACAATTCCAGTTATGGAAAATCTTGCAAATACCCAGGGAGAAAAATGCAAAAGCAGACAcactagctaatctcgcatctatTGCAGAAGTAACGAATGAAGAAAATGCTACTGTAATACATTTGTTTTATTCGGCACTTGatcaagataaaaataaggtaaatttcaataatttaacttgggattggagaaacaagttTGTTAATTTTCGCAATAACAGAATTCTACTTGAAGACAAAAAAAGGCTCAGTCACTTCGACGGAAAGCTGCCCGTTACTAATTTGGTTTGAGAAAACAtgtatcgaaagatgttcggagGACctttagcaaggtgtctcggaccttctcaaacagaatatgtgatgagagaaataCATGAGGGACACTGTGGAAATAACGTAGGTGGAAGATCCTTGGTAAAAACTCTAACTAGAGCAGGATACtattggccaaaaatggaagaagatgcGGAATGTTTTGTGGCCAAGTGTGACAAAATGCCAATGATATGACAATAACATGCATCTCCCAGCGGAGCTATTACATCCGATTATTTTACCATGGACTTTTATGAAGTGGAAGATGGATATCGTGAGTCCACTACCACAAGTTAAAGGAAAGGTACGGTTTTTATTAGTACTAacagattattttactaaatgggtagaagcaggagcatttaaacaggtgcgGGAGAAAGAAGTTAGGGACTTTATTTGGCGAAACATAATATGCCGGTTTGGAGTTCCAAAAGAAATCTTATGTGACAATGGCCCGCAATTCATAGGCGCGAAAATCACAGAATCTTTTcagagttggcagattaaaaggataacttCAACACCTTATCACCCTGTGGCTAATAGACAAGCCGAGTCGACAAACAAATTTATTATTAATAACTTGAAGAAAAGATTAGAGGAGTCAAATGTTAAGTGGCCTAAAGTGTTACCAGGAGTCTTATGGGCTTATTGAACAACAGCAAAAACAGGTACGGGAGAGACTCCATTCTTACTTGTTTATGGtgctgaagccttaattccagttgaaataggtaaACCAAGTACAAGATATACACTACAAAACTGAGGAATCAAACGAAGAAGAGATGCGAATAAATCCAGATTTGCTTGAAGAATGGAGAGAAGCGGccctaataagaatggcagctcAGAAATAAATTATTGAGCGGTACTACAACCGGAAAGCTCATCTTGGGTACTTCAAGATTGGGGTCTTTGTCCT contains:
- the LOC138884895 gene encoding uncharacterized protein — protein: MVTHRKRVRQVLEEDSITSDDADADCMIIPHNDALVISLLVHDINVKRVLIDLGSSVKIILLRVVNEMQADDKMVPKVRTLSGFDNSSVVTKWEIMLTIFAKEVIKDTKFQVIDTDKAYNMILGRPWIHDMDDVPSTLHQVIKFLSQWWDLASPWRSTSF